A genome region from Glutamicibacter arilaitensis Re117 includes the following:
- a CDS encoding isoprenyl transferase, whose amino-acid sequence MQLPNLAYRYYERRLAKSLPADKLPHHIGVMVDGNRRWAKLAGTPTMAGHQAGADKILEFLDWCEDLNIQMVTLYMLSTDNLNREASELRDLLEVIGSTLDRLGETNRVKVQQVGAKDLLPEDLAQKLAALETITANRDGVHVNVAIGYGGRREILDAFKALLCDAAKDGRTLEELASSLSTDDIESALYTKGQPDPDLVIRTSGEQRLSGFLTWQSAYSEFYFCEALWPDFRRVDFLRALRDFADRQRRFGT is encoded by the coding sequence GTGCAGCTTCCCAACCTTGCGTACCGTTACTACGAACGGCGCTTGGCGAAGTCACTTCCTGCCGACAAGCTTCCGCACCATATCGGCGTAATGGTCGATGGCAACCGCCGCTGGGCCAAGCTGGCAGGCACCCCGACGATGGCAGGCCATCAAGCCGGTGCCGACAAGATCCTGGAGTTCCTGGACTGGTGCGAGGACCTGAACATCCAGATGGTCACGCTCTACATGCTCTCCACCGACAACCTCAATCGCGAGGCCAGCGAGCTGCGCGATCTCTTGGAAGTTATCGGCTCCACGCTGGACCGGCTAGGGGAGACCAACCGGGTAAAGGTGCAGCAGGTCGGTGCTAAGGATCTATTGCCTGAGGACCTGGCGCAAAAGCTGGCCGCCTTGGAGACCATAACCGCTAATCGGGACGGCGTGCACGTGAATGTGGCCATCGGCTACGGCGGCCGCCGTGAGATCCTCGATGCGTTCAAGGCCTTGCTGTGCGACGCCGCCAAGGATGGCCGCACGCTTGAAGAACTGGCATCCAGTCTATCCACCGATGACATTGAGTCCGCCTTGTACACCAAGGGGCAGCCGGACCCGGACCTGGTCATCCGCACCAGCGGCGAGCAGCGACTGTCCGGCTTCTTGACCTGGCAGAGCGCCTACTCCGAGTTCTACTTCTGCGAGGCCCTGTGGCCGGACTTCCGCCGTGTGGATTTCCTGCGCGCACTGCGTGATTTCGCTGATCGCCAGCGGCGTTTTGGCACCTAA
- a CDS encoding PhoH family protein produces MNRTAEQGVRTYVIDTSVLLSDPKAMFRFDEHHVVIPLTVVIELENKRKDPDLGFFARQALRLLDDLIASHGGLAQAVPVSKTGGTLRIELNNIAPDVLPVGMRSGDNDARILAVAKHLLDEGLDVALVTKDLPMRIKASAMGIHAEVYRNDQIASTGWSGIQGLELDEETMAKLYEHEQLLNHPAVAEHPINTGFVITSPRGSALGRKIDANTVKLVRGDQQAFGLHGRSAEQRIALDLLMDPSVGIVSLGGNAGTGKSALALCAGMEAVLERREHRKITVFRPLYAVGGQELGYLPGSEGEKMGPWAQAVFDTLGSIVSKNAIDEVVERGMLEVLPLTHIRGRSLHDSFVIVDEAQSLERNVLLTVLSRIGQNSKVVLTHDVAQRDNLHVGRYDGVAAVVEQLKGHSLFGHVTLTRSERSAIAALVTDLLDSPTRP; encoded by the coding sequence ATGAACCGAACTGCCGAACAGGGTGTACGAACCTACGTCATTGATACTTCGGTCTTGCTTTCTGATCCGAAAGCCATGTTCCGTTTCGATGAGCATCATGTAGTGATCCCGTTGACTGTCGTCATCGAGCTGGAAAACAAGCGCAAGGATCCTGATCTGGGTTTCTTCGCCCGTCAAGCCCTTCGTTTGCTTGATGACTTGATAGCCAGCCATGGGGGATTGGCCCAGGCGGTCCCAGTGTCCAAAACCGGTGGAACGCTGCGCATTGAATTGAACAATATTGCACCCGATGTCCTGCCGGTGGGCATGCGCTCCGGGGATAACGACGCACGCATACTCGCGGTCGCCAAGCACCTGCTGGATGAGGGCCTTGACGTAGCACTGGTGACCAAGGACCTGCCGATGCGCATCAAGGCCTCGGCCATGGGAATCCATGCCGAGGTCTACCGCAACGATCAAATCGCTTCCACCGGGTGGTCCGGAATTCAGGGACTCGAGCTCGATGAAGAGACCATGGCCAAGCTCTACGAGCACGAACAGCTTCTGAACCACCCTGCGGTAGCCGAGCACCCGATCAACACCGGCTTTGTCATCACCTCGCCGCGAGGAAGCGCCCTGGGCCGGAAAATTGATGCGAACACCGTGAAATTGGTGCGCGGGGACCAGCAGGCCTTCGGGCTGCACGGCCGCAGCGCCGAACAGCGGATCGCCCTGGATTTGCTGATGGACCCGTCGGTGGGGATCGTGTCGCTGGGTGGCAACGCCGGTACCGGCAAGTCGGCCTTGGCCTTGTGCGCGGGAATGGAAGCAGTGCTGGAACGCCGCGAGCACCGCAAGATTACCGTCTTCCGCCCGCTCTACGCCGTGGGCGGCCAGGAACTGGGTTACCTGCCGGGCTCCGAGGGCGAGAAGATGGGGCCGTGGGCCCAAGCCGTCTTCGATACCCTCGGCTCGATCGTGTCGAAGAACGCCATTGATGAAGTGGTGGAACGCGGGATGCTTGAAGTGCTGCCGCTGACGCACATCCGCGGCCGTTCGCTGCATGATTCGTTCGTCATCGTTGATGAAGCCCAGTCTTTGGAGCGCAACGTCTTGCTCACCGTGCTTTCGCGCATCGGACAGAACTCCAAGGTCGTGCTCACCCACGACGTGGCACAGCGCGATAACTTGCACGTGGGCCGCTATGACGGTGTGGCCGCGGTCGTTGAGCAGCTCAAGGGGCACTCGCTCTTCGGGCACGTGACCCTGACGCGTTCCGAGCGTTCGGCCATCGCCGCGCTGGTCACCGACCTGCTGGATTCGCCAACCCGGCCTTAG
- a CDS encoding prepilin peptidase has translation MSAALVLLQLACFLGFGVLLAKQDMATHRLPNRLVASWLAASLAVIALLGIFRSDLHGVLIGLLGLLLLGGGYLLLTLASGGAMGMGDVKLAGVLGLNLGYYSLPSLFFATLLAFVLATLWVIGGVVARKLTLKSAVPFGPFMLIGSFIALLMAR, from the coding sequence GTGTCAGCAGCGCTGGTTCTTCTCCAGCTTGCCTGCTTTCTTGGCTTCGGGGTCCTTCTGGCAAAGCAAGATATGGCAACACATCGTCTGCCCAACCGCCTGGTCGCATCTTGGCTGGCGGCCAGCCTGGCAGTCATTGCGCTGCTGGGGATTTTCCGGTCGGATCTGCACGGTGTGCTCATCGGGCTGCTGGGCCTGTTGCTGCTTGGCGGCGGCTATCTGCTCCTTACGCTGGCTTCCGGCGGAGCGATGGGCATGGGAGATGTGAAGCTGGCTGGCGTGCTGGGATTGAACCTCGGATACTATTCCTTGCCCAGCTTGTTTTTTGCAACATTGCTCGCCTTCGTACTTGCCACGCTCTGGGTTATTGGGGGAGTGGTGGCACGGAAGCTGACCCTGAAATCAGCGGTCCCTTTCGGCCCCTTCATGCTCATCGGCTCGTTTATCGCGCTGCTTATGGCACGATGA
- a CDS encoding NUDIX hydrolase produces the protein MATPEFVTNLRTRIGHELLWLSGVKVVVLHEDKVLLVRRADNGQWTLPAGIIDPGEEPSHTAVREVLEETGVECEITDLLGVGVTAPTVYPNGDHAQYLDVVFKARHLSGEANVNDDENLEVGYYALADRPELPPLHERALQWALNPRPGGYFAS, from the coding sequence ATGGCAACTCCAGAATTCGTAACTAATCTTCGAACACGTATCGGGCATGAACTGCTGTGGCTCTCTGGGGTGAAGGTCGTGGTCCTCCACGAAGACAAGGTCTTGCTGGTGCGGCGCGCTGACAATGGGCAGTGGACCTTGCCAGCAGGAATTATCGATCCTGGCGAAGAACCATCGCACACCGCGGTTCGCGAAGTCCTGGAAGAAACCGGCGTTGAATGCGAAATCACTGACCTGCTGGGTGTCGGAGTGACCGCTCCAACGGTGTACCCCAATGGAGATCACGCCCAGTACCTCGATGTTGTCTTCAAGGCTCGCCACCTATCGGGTGAGGCGAATGTCAACGATGACGAGAACTTGGAGGTCGGGTACTACGCGCTGGCTGATCGCCCGGAACTGCCACCGCTTCACGAACGGGCTCTGCAGTGGGCGCTGAATCCGCGGCCCGGCGGCTACTTCGCTAGCTAG
- a CDS encoding dipeptidase, giving the protein MWDRSLLTHSTRGHVDLPRLEEGNVALQVFSSVSKSPVGQNNESNSADSDNITLLSIAQLQPPRTWNSLLERSLYQAKKLRDDAADSQGTLRTITSTAELDKLLMDRKNGMKVTGGLYSVEVLHNLEGDIANLDILFEDGMRMAGFTHFFDNPVAGSKHGVEKTGLTDLGRAALKRMEELGVIIDLAHSSDQTFDDVLSLATKPVVFSHGGVQASCDVNRNLNDEQIRAVARTGGVIGIGYWDAAICTLEVSSVVDAMEHVIKVAEIEHVGLGNDFDGATTVAWDASQIAVITQELMNRGYSETGIEAIMGGNTLRVFREVLPAN; this is encoded by the coding sequence ATGTGGGACCGCTCGCTGCTCACGCATTCAACCCGAGGACATGTGGACTTGCCTCGCCTGGAAGAAGGCAATGTCGCCTTGCAGGTCTTCTCCTCGGTTTCCAAGTCGCCTGTCGGCCAGAATAACGAGTCCAACAGCGCCGACTCGGATAACATCACGCTGCTGAGCATCGCCCAGCTCCAACCGCCGCGGACCTGGAACTCGCTGCTGGAGCGCTCGCTCTACCAAGCAAAGAAACTGCGTGATGATGCCGCGGATTCACAAGGAACCCTGCGCACCATTACCAGCACCGCCGAGCTGGACAAGCTGCTCATGGACCGCAAGAACGGCATGAAGGTCACCGGCGGACTCTACTCCGTTGAAGTGCTGCACAACCTCGAAGGCGATATCGCAAACCTCGACATCCTCTTCGAGGACGGGATGCGCATGGCAGGATTCACCCACTTCTTTGACAACCCCGTTGCCGGTTCCAAGCACGGAGTCGAGAAAACAGGGCTCACCGACCTTGGACGGGCCGCACTGAAGCGCATGGAAGAATTGGGAGTCATCATCGATCTGGCGCATTCCAGCGACCAGACCTTCGATGATGTCCTGTCCTTGGCGACCAAGCCGGTGGTATTCAGCCACGGCGGTGTCCAGGCCTCCTGCGATGTGAACCGTAATCTCAATGATGAACAGATCCGTGCGGTGGCCCGAACCGGTGGCGTCATCGGCATCGGCTACTGGGATGCAGCCATTTGCACCCTGGAGGTGAGCTCCGTCGTCGATGCGATGGAACACGTCATCAAGGTTGCCGAAATCGAGCATGTGGGTTTGGGCAACGATTTTGACGGGGCCACGACCGTGGCATGGGATGCCAGCCAGATCGCGGTGATCACCCAAGAGCTGATGAACCGCGGCTACTCGGAAACCGGCATCGAGGCCATCATGGGCGGAAATACGCTGCGCGTCTTCCGCGAGGTGCTGCCAGCAAACTAG
- a CDS encoding class II fumarate hydratase, translated as MTNSDDFRIEHDTMGEVRVPAQALYRAQTQRAVENFPISGKTLESSHIKALAQVKKAAAQANLALGVLDEERAAAIVSAADQVATGQYDEHFPIDVFQTGSGTSSNMNTNEVLAELATRALKAQNSDTEVHPNDHVNASQSSNDVFPTSVHVAATGALINDLIPALGTLASALEAKSAEFKDVVKSGRTHLMDATPVTLGQEFGGYAAQVRYGIERIEAALPRVAEVPLGGTAVGTGINTPEGFPQRVIEFLREDTTLPIIEARNHFEAQANRDGLVEASAALRTIAISLIKIANDLRWMGSGPNTGLGEISIPDLQPGSSIMPGKVNPVISEATIQVAAQVIGNDTAIAWAGTNGAFELNVGIPVMASNLLESIRLLSNTSTVMSEKMIQGISANVERARFLAEASPSIVTPLNKLIGYENAAKIAKKAVAEGLTVREATIALGFVERGELTEEQLDQLLDVSTMVGKY; from the coding sequence ATGACTAACAGTGACGATTTCCGCATCGAACATGACACCATGGGCGAGGTTCGAGTCCCCGCTCAAGCTCTGTACCGCGCACAGACCCAGCGCGCTGTTGAGAACTTCCCGATCTCGGGAAAGACCTTGGAATCTTCGCATATCAAGGCCCTCGCACAAGTAAAGAAGGCCGCGGCGCAGGCCAATCTGGCCCTGGGCGTTCTGGACGAAGAACGTGCCGCAGCCATCGTATCCGCAGCCGATCAGGTAGCCACCGGCCAATACGATGAGCACTTCCCCATCGACGTATTCCAGACCGGTTCTGGAACCAGTTCGAATATGAACACCAACGAAGTGCTCGCCGAATTGGCAACCCGTGCGCTGAAGGCTCAAAACAGCGACACCGAGGTTCACCCTAACGACCATGTGAACGCCTCGCAGTCTTCCAACGATGTCTTCCCGACCTCGGTCCATGTTGCCGCCACCGGCGCGCTGATCAATGATTTGATCCCAGCCCTTGGAACCTTGGCCTCGGCGTTGGAGGCTAAATCTGCCGAATTCAAGGACGTGGTCAAGTCCGGTCGAACCCACCTGATGGACGCCACTCCGGTCACCCTCGGCCAAGAATTCGGCGGCTACGCAGCCCAGGTTCGCTACGGCATTGAACGCATCGAAGCAGCACTGCCGCGAGTTGCCGAGGTCCCCCTTGGCGGCACCGCAGTGGGTACGGGCATCAATACCCCAGAAGGCTTCCCGCAGCGGGTCATCGAGTTCCTGCGCGAAGACACCACGCTGCCCATCATCGAAGCACGCAACCACTTCGAAGCGCAGGCCAACCGTGATGGATTAGTCGAAGCTTCTGCCGCTTTGCGCACCATCGCCATTTCACTGATCAAGATCGCCAACGACCTGCGCTGGATGGGCTCCGGTCCCAACACCGGCTTGGGTGAAATTTCCATCCCCGACCTGCAGCCAGGTTCATCGATCATGCCAGGCAAGGTCAACCCGGTGATTTCAGAGGCGACCATCCAGGTTGCTGCGCAGGTCATCGGCAATGACACCGCCATCGCTTGGGCCGGAACCAACGGTGCGTTTGAGCTGAATGTCGGGATCCCGGTGATGGCCTCGAATCTTCTGGAATCCATTCGCCTGCTCTCCAACACCTCAACGGTCATGTCAGAAAAGATGATTCAGGGAATCAGCGCCAATGTGGAGCGTGCCCGTTTCCTCGCCGAAGCCTCGCCTTCGATTGTCACCCCGCTAAATAAGCTCATCGGCTATGAGAATGCAGCCAAGATCGCCAAGAAGGCGGTGGCTGAAGGACTGACGGTACGAGAAGCAACCATCGCATTGGGCTTCGTGGAACGCGGTGAACTCACCGAGGAACAGCTTGATCAGCTGCTGGATGTATCGACCATGGTCGGCAAGTACTAG
- a CDS encoding carbonic anhydrase, with amino-acid sequence MLPESTQQSLTPKEAWEKLSSGNLRFVSEDTQHPNQDSARRQKLISGQEPFAVIFGCSDSRLAAEIIFDVGLGDMFVVRTAGHVLDPASLGSLEFAVDILNVPLIVILGHNSCGAVTSAIKAKETGEMPKGFVRDLVEHITPSVHAAERKGITDVNGTVVEHVKQTTDRLVDLSSIIALAIEEGRTAVAGVAYHLHDGRAQLVSSLGLD; translated from the coding sequence ATGCTCCCTGAATCAACACAACAGTCACTGACACCAAAAGAGGCCTGGGAAAAGCTCAGCTCAGGTAATCTCCGTTTCGTCAGCGAAGACACCCAGCACCCCAACCAGGACAGCGCCCGTCGGCAAAAGCTGATTTCCGGCCAGGAACCTTTTGCGGTCATCTTCGGCTGCTCGGATTCCCGCCTTGCCGCAGAGATCATCTTCGATGTGGGATTGGGCGACATGTTCGTGGTGCGCACCGCCGGGCACGTTTTGGACCCTGCGAGCTTGGGTTCCTTGGAGTTTGCCGTCGATATCCTCAATGTGCCGCTGATCGTGATCCTCGGACACAACTCATGTGGCGCGGTCACCAGCGCCATCAAGGCCAAGGAAACCGGAGAAATGCCCAAGGGCTTCGTCCGTGACTTGGTTGAGCACATCACCCCGTCGGTTCATGCTGCCGAACGCAAGGGCATCACCGATGTGAACGGTACCGTCGTCGAACACGTCAAGCAGACCACCGACCGCTTGGTCGATCTGTCCAGCATCATCGCACTGGCTATCGAAGAGGGCCGCACCGCGGTCGCCGGCGTGGCCTACCACCTGCATGACGGGCGTGCCCAGCTGGTCTCCAGTCTGGGTCTGGACTAA
- a CDS encoding DDE-type integrase/transposase/recombinase — MDHSFATAWDEGLMLASRRAWWRIAAALEEQMLRPKVPTRKQNRTTRGQKPVLKATGPGQIWSWDITDLYSPYKNRVFKAYSIIDIFSRQIVGYRVEEREADHLAVEMFQDAFKTYGVPHVVHADSGPAMKSNALKDALEAKGVELSHNRPYVSNDNPFSESGFRTMKYRPDYPKVFSALADARAYLDGYVPWYNGQHKHSGIALFSPAQVHDGSWEHVWQVRQQALEDYYRLHPARFHYRPVTPAPAGVVGINLPSEEAGVALQAA, encoded by the coding sequence GTGGACCATTCCTTTGCCACAGCCTGGGATGAAGGACTCATGCTCGCCTCGCGGCGCGCATGGTGGCGTATTGCCGCAGCGCTCGAAGAGCAGATGCTCCGCCCGAAGGTGCCCACCCGAAAACAAAACCGCACAACACGAGGACAAAAGCCTGTGTTGAAAGCCACCGGTCCTGGGCAGATCTGGTCGTGGGACATTACCGACTTGTATTCGCCGTATAAGAACCGCGTGTTCAAGGCCTATTCGATCATCGATATTTTCTCCCGGCAGATCGTCGGGTACCGGGTGGAGGAGCGCGAAGCGGATCATCTGGCCGTGGAGATGTTCCAAGACGCTTTCAAAACCTACGGCGTGCCCCATGTAGTACATGCCGATTCTGGGCCGGCCATGAAGTCCAATGCCTTGAAAGACGCGTTGGAGGCCAAAGGTGTTGAGCTGAGCCATAACCGGCCCTACGTATCGAATGACAACCCGTTCAGTGAGTCCGGATTCAGGACGATGAAGTATCGTCCCGATTATCCAAAAGTATTCTCCGCGCTTGCCGATGCGCGAGCCTATTTGGATGGGTACGTGCCGTGGTACAACGGGCAGCACAAGCATTCGGGGATTGCTTTGTTCTCTCCGGCGCAGGTCCACGACGGGTCTTGGGAGCATGTTTGGCAGGTGCGGCAGCAGGCATTGGAGGATTATTACCGGTTGCATCCGGCACGTTTTCATTACCGTCCGGTGACGCCTGCGCCTGCGGGGGTCGTGGGGATTAACCTGCCGTCAGAAGAGGCGGGTGTTGCGTTGCAGGCAGCTTAG
- a CDS encoding DUF4245 domain-containing protein codes for MHPENNTENNAPATENAASGSGLPVASPRSLDDPNATFEDLPFKPQLTEKQAKRANQTFKGMVLSIGFTVAILIPVLMLNPAPKDDAFESDVNLQATAEQTEQISGFEIFAPELGEKEYANFARWQANTAQGVPYWEFGLVSEDKNFVWVRQAAESNPTWIALITDAATPTEKRTIGGTEWEVRVKDQSTYLIADFADSTVVLSSDTSVEQLNSVAEQVANDLK; via the coding sequence GTGCATCCTGAGAACAACACCGAGAACAACGCGCCGGCAACCGAGAACGCAGCAAGCGGTAGCGGCCTGCCTGTTGCATCCCCTCGAAGCCTGGACGATCCCAATGCCACCTTTGAAGATCTGCCGTTCAAGCCGCAGCTGACCGAGAAGCAGGCGAAGCGTGCAAATCAGACCTTCAAGGGCATGGTGCTGTCCATCGGCTTCACTGTTGCCATTCTCATTCCAGTCTTGATGCTCAATCCCGCACCGAAGGACGACGCTTTTGAAAGCGACGTCAACCTGCAGGCCACCGCAGAGCAGACCGAGCAGATTTCCGGTTTTGAAATTTTCGCTCCCGAACTGGGCGAGAAGGAATATGCGAACTTCGCGCGCTGGCAGGCCAACACCGCTCAGGGCGTTCCTTATTGGGAATTCGGCCTGGTCTCGGAAGATAAGAACTTCGTTTGGGTTCGCCAAGCAGCTGAATCCAATCCAACGTGGATCGCCTTGATCACCGACGCTGCCACTCCCACCGAGAAGCGCACCATTGGAGGCACTGAATGGGAGGTGCGGGTCAAGGACCAGAGCACCTACCTGATCGCTGATTTCGCCGACTCCACCGTCGTCCTGTCCAGTGACACTTCCGTTGAGCAGCTGAACAGCGTTGCTGAACAGGTCGCAAACGACCTGAAATAA
- the glpX gene encoding class II fructose-bisphosphatase — protein sequence MGSFVTEKNNYAHLSSRLSVSDAEPDRNLALELVRATEAAAIASSPWVGFGDKNAADGAAVDAMRGLLSTVNFNGVVVIGEGEKDEAPMLFNGEQVGNGSGAECDVAVDPIDGTRLTALGLNNALSVLAVADRGSMFDPSAVFYMEKLVTGPEAAELVDLRLPVKQNLHLIAKAKGKKISQVTVTILDRPRHAGLIEEIRAAGARTKLIMDGDVAGAIAATREGTGVDALMGVGGTPEGIVTACAIKALGGVIQGRLWPTDDDEKQQAIDAGHELGRVLTTNDLVTSDNCYFAATGITDGDLLRGARYKDNRIHTQSIVMRAKSGTIRFVDGEHQQDKWEAYTR from the coding sequence ATGGGATCTTTCGTGACCGAAAAGAACAATTATGCCCACCTTTCTTCGCGACTGTCGGTTTCCGACGCGGAGCCGGACCGCAACCTAGCACTGGAGCTGGTGCGTGCTACCGAAGCGGCAGCCATCGCTTCCTCGCCATGGGTTGGATTCGGTGACAAGAATGCCGCCGACGGCGCGGCAGTGGATGCCATGCGTGGCCTGCTTTCCACCGTGAACTTCAACGGTGTTGTCGTGATCGGCGAAGGCGAAAAAGACGAAGCGCCAATGCTGTTCAATGGCGAACAGGTCGGCAACGGCTCCGGAGCCGAATGTGACGTCGCAGTAGACCCGATTGACGGCACCCGACTCACCGCACTGGGCCTGAACAACGCACTGTCCGTTCTGGCTGTGGCCGACCGCGGTTCGATGTTCGACCCTTCCGCAGTGTTCTACATGGAGAAGCTGGTCACCGGGCCAGAAGCCGCAGAACTTGTTGACCTCCGCCTGCCGGTGAAGCAGAACCTGCACCTGATCGCCAAGGCCAAGGGCAAGAAGATCAGCCAGGTCACCGTGACCATCTTGGACCGCCCACGCCACGCTGGACTGATCGAAGAGATCCGTGCAGCCGGTGCGCGCACCAAGCTGATCATGGACGGCGACGTTGCCGGAGCCATCGCCGCAACCCGCGAGGGCACCGGCGTTGACGCGTTGATGGGCGTTGGCGGCACTCCTGAAGGCATCGTGACCGCCTGCGCCATCAAGGCACTGGGCGGCGTGATCCAGGGCCGCTTGTGGCCAACGGACGACGATGAGAAGCAGCAGGCGATCGACGCCGGCCATGAACTGGGCCGCGTGCTGACCACCAACGACTTGGTGACCTCCGATAACTGCTACTTCGCAGCGACCGGCATCACCGATGGCGACCTGCTGCGCGGAGCTCGCTACAAGGACAACCGCATCCACACCCAGTCGATCGTGATGCGTGCCAAGTCCGGCACCATCCGCTTCGTCGATGGTGAGCACCAGCAGGATAAGTGGGAAGCTTACACCCGCTAA
- the manA gene encoding mannose-6-phosphate isomerase, class I — MFELKNAIRDYHWGSASQISDLLDLPADTTPQAEMWLGAHPGCPSRISTDGTALNDFIAQDPEHILGAGVAQRYGRLPYLFKVLSATSPLSIQTHPTLQQAKERFAQETASGKALDAADRNYRDDNHKPEMLFALTDFVALSGFRQPAQIVEDLQVLEPHLPEQSHRIVGELVALLQGSDPLASTFKHVLTAGEEISQLAQQISHAVSASTELQRNVQFAELVSINKVYPGDPGVLVALLLNLVFLEPGQAISLGAGNVHAYLRGLGIEVMANSDNVLRGGLTSKHIDVPELLDVTIAQPSPAPILEPVALDTHDRLYKPDFEEFQLQVLDPTEPGLAADLQLHGAAVVLCTAGEFMVATREGERSISRGQSLFITAAELPATATLQGTVPGQLFATSAQID; from the coding sequence GTGTTCGAGTTGAAAAACGCTATCCGCGACTACCATTGGGGTTCTGCCTCGCAGATCTCCGACCTGCTCGATTTGCCTGCGGACACCACCCCGCAGGCCGAGATGTGGCTCGGCGCCCACCCTGGGTGCCCAAGCCGGATCTCCACTGACGGCACAGCACTCAATGACTTCATTGCGCAGGACCCAGAACATATTCTGGGGGCCGGTGTCGCCCAGCGTTATGGACGCCTGCCATACCTGTTCAAGGTCCTCTCTGCCACTTCGCCGTTGTCCATCCAGACGCACCCAACGCTGCAGCAGGCAAAGGAACGCTTCGCCCAGGAAACGGCCAGCGGCAAGGCTTTGGACGCTGCGGACCGCAACTACCGCGACGATAACCACAAGCCGGAAATGCTCTTTGCATTGACCGACTTCGTGGCACTGTCCGGTTTCCGGCAGCCAGCGCAGATCGTTGAAGACCTCCAGGTTCTGGAACCGCACCTGCCAGAGCAGTCCCATCGCATAGTGGGTGAACTGGTGGCCTTGCTGCAGGGTAGTGACCCGCTCGCCAGCACCTTCAAGCACGTGCTGACCGCTGGGGAAGAAATCTCGCAGCTGGCACAGCAGATCAGCCACGCGGTGTCAGCCAGCACCGAATTGCAGCGAAATGTGCAGTTTGCCGAGCTGGTTTCCATCAACAAGGTCTACCCGGGTGACCCAGGCGTTCTGGTGGCGTTGCTGCTGAATCTGGTCTTCTTGGAACCAGGCCAGGCCATCAGCTTGGGCGCGGGCAATGTCCATGCGTATCTGCGCGGCTTGGGAATTGAAGTCATGGCCAATTCGGATAACGTGCTGCGCGGCGGACTGACCAGCAAGCACATTGACGTTCCCGAGCTATTGGACGTCACCATTGCCCAGCCCTCCCCCGCTCCGATCCTGGAGCCGGTGGCGCTCGATACCCATGATCGCCTCTACAAGCCTGACTTTGAAGAGTTCCAGCTGCAGGTGCTCGATCCTACCGAACCAGGTCTTGCCGCCGATCTGCAGCTGCACGGTGCAGCCGTTGTGCTGTGCACCGCCGGCGAGTTCATGGTCGCAACCCGCGAGGGGGAACGCAGCATCAGCCGCGGGCAGTCGCTGTTCATTACTGCCGCTGAGCTGCCTGCCACCGCCACCTTGCAGGGCACCGTTCCAGGTCAGCTCTTCGCGACCAGCGCGCAGATCGACTAG